One segment of Neobacillus endophyticus DNA contains the following:
- a CDS encoding thymidine kinase, which produces MYLMKQSGWVEIICGSMFSGKSEELIRRVRRAQFAKQKIAVFKPKLDNRYSEQSVVSHNGSSFRAKPISHSIEILHHVEADIDIIAIDEVQFFDEGIVRVVQQLADSGHRVIAAGLDQDFRGEPFGQMPALMAIAETVTKLQAVCSVCGSPASRTQRLINGHPASYHDPVILVGAAESYEPRCRHHHEVPEKSITITTECSRNLSNS; this is translated from the coding sequence ATGTATTTAATGAAGCAAAGCGGTTGGGTTGAGATTATCTGCGGCAGTATGTTTTCTGGGAAGTCGGAGGAATTGATTCGCCGCGTCAGACGAGCTCAATTCGCTAAACAAAAAATAGCTGTGTTTAAACCAAAACTGGATAATCGCTACAGTGAGCAATCTGTAGTCTCCCATAATGGCTCTTCTTTTCGTGCGAAGCCAATTTCTCATTCAATCGAGATCTTGCATCATGTGGAAGCGGATATCGACATCATTGCAATTGATGAAGTGCAGTTCTTTGATGAAGGTATTGTTAGGGTGGTTCAGCAGTTGGCGGACAGCGGCCATCGTGTGATTGCGGCGGGTCTTGATCAAGATTTTCGCGGTGAGCCATTTGGACAAATGCCAGCTTTAATGGCCATTGCTGAAACTGTTACAAAACTACAAGCAGTCTGCTCTGTTTGCGGTTCACCAGCAAGTCGGACCCAGCGCCTTATAAACGGTCATCCTGCAAGCTACCATGATCCAGTTATCTTGGTCGGCGCTGCTGAAAGCTACGAGCCGCGCTGCCGACACCATCACGAAGTACCTGAAAAAAGCATCACCATTACAACTGAGTGTTCTCGGAATTTATCCAATAGCTAA
- the rpmE gene encoding 50S ribosomal protein L31, producing MKAGIHPNYQKVTVSCACGNTFESGSVKQAIRVETCSECHPFYTGRQKFAEAGGRVDRFNKKYGLKQQ from the coding sequence ATGAAAGCAGGAATTCATCCAAATTATCAAAAAGTAACGGTGAGTTGCGCATGCGGCAACACTTTCGAAAGCGGTTCGGTTAAACAAGCAATCCGCGTTGAAACTTGCTCTGAGTGCCATCCGTTCTATACTGGACGTCAAAAATTCGCTGAAGCTGGCGGACGTGTTGATCGTTTCAACAAAAAATACGGTCTTAAACAACAATAA
- the rho gene encoding transcription termination factor Rho: MELTISILENMKLKELYELAREYKVTYYSKLTKKELIFAILKSRAEQQGYFFMEGVLEIIQSEGFGFLRPINYSPSSEDIYISASQIRRFDLRNGDKVSGKVRPPKENERYFGLLHVEAVNGEDPESAKERVYFPALTPLYPNRMMKLETTQKYLSTRIMDLVAPVGFGQRGLIVAPPKAGKTMLLKEIANSITTNHPEVELIVLLIDERPEEVTDIERSVAGDVVSSTFDEVPENHIKVAELVLDRAMRLVEHKRDVVILMDSITRLARAYNLVIPPSGRTLSGGIDPAAFHRPKRFFGAARNIEEGGSLTILATALVDTGSRMDDVIYEEFKGTGNMELHLDRSLAERRVFPALDIRRSGTRKEELLIPKDHLDKLWAIRKSMSDSPDFAERFLKKLRQTKSNEEFFEQLGEELKSRRS; encoded by the coding sequence ATGGAATTAACAATTTCAATTTTAGAAAATATGAAACTGAAGGAACTTTATGAGCTTGCCCGCGAGTATAAAGTGACTTATTACAGCAAATTAACGAAAAAAGAGTTAATTTTTGCGATCTTAAAATCCCGTGCAGAGCAGCAGGGTTATTTTTTCATGGAAGGCGTACTGGAAATTATTCAGTCGGAAGGTTTCGGTTTCCTTCGTCCGATTAATTATTCGCCTAGTTCTGAGGATATTTACATCTCGGCATCGCAAATCCGCCGCTTTGACCTTCGCAACGGGGACAAAGTTTCTGGAAAAGTGCGTCCGCCAAAAGAAAATGAACGCTATTTCGGCCTTCTGCACGTAGAAGCTGTAAACGGAGAAGATCCGGAATCGGCAAAAGAACGGGTCTATTTCCCAGCCTTAACACCGCTTTATCCAAATCGCATGATGAAGCTCGAAACCACACAAAAATATTTGTCCACTCGGATTATGGATTTGGTGGCCCCTGTTGGCTTCGGGCAGCGCGGTTTGATTGTTGCTCCTCCAAAGGCTGGTAAAACCATGTTGTTAAAAGAAATTGCCAACAGCATTACAACCAATCATCCTGAAGTAGAATTGATTGTTCTGTTGATCGATGAACGTCCGGAAGAGGTTACGGACATCGAGCGCTCTGTCGCTGGTGATGTGGTCAGTTCGACGTTTGATGAAGTACCTGAAAATCATATTAAAGTGGCCGAGCTTGTGCTTGACCGTGCGATGCGTTTAGTAGAACACAAGCGTGATGTTGTCATTTTAATGGATAGTATCACCCGCCTTGCCCGTGCCTATAACCTTGTGATTCCGCCAAGCGGCCGGACGCTTTCTGGGGGGATTGACCCGGCGGCGTTCCACCGTCCAAAGCGTTTCTTCGGAGCTGCCCGAAACATTGAAGAGGGCGGCAGCTTAACGATTTTGGCGACGGCCCTGGTTGATACCGGTTCACGCATGGACGATGTCATTTATGAAGAATTTAAAGGTACAGGTAACATGGAACTTCACCTTGATCGTTCACTAGCAGAACGCCGAGTATTCCCGGCGCTTGATATCCGCCGTTCTGGTACACGTAAAGAAGAGCTTCTGATTCCGAAGGACCATCTCGATAAATTATGGGCGATTCGCAAATCAATGTCTGATTCTCCGGACTTTGCCGAGCGCTTCTTGAAAAAATTAAGACAAACTAAGTCCAATGAAGAATTTTTCGAACAGCTTGGCGAAGAATTAAAATCAAGACGCAGTTAG
- the glpX gene encoding class II fructose-bisphosphatase, whose product MERSLTMELVRVTEGAALASARWMGRGKKDEADGAATSAMRDVFDTVPMKGTVVIGEGEMDEAPMLYIGEKLGTGYGPRVDVAVDPLEGTNILASGGWNALAVLAVADHGNLLHAPDMYMEKIAVGPEAVGLVDINASVLDNLKAVAKAKNKDIEDVVATVLNRPRHEHIIAQLREAGARIKLINDGDVAAAINTAFDNTGVDILFGTGGAPEGVIAAVALKCLGGELMGRLLPQNDAEIERCQKMGLDVNQVLRMDDLVKGDDAIFTATGVTDGELLRGVQFKGSYASTHSVVMRAKSGTVRFIEGRHSLKKKPNLVIK is encoded by the coding sequence ATGGAAAGAAGTTTAACGATGGAGCTTGTTCGTGTTACGGAAGGAGCAGCACTTGCTTCTGCACGCTGGATGGGGCGGGGAAAAAAAGACGAGGCGGATGGAGCGGCAACATCTGCCATGCGAGATGTGTTTGATACGGTACCAATGAAGGGAACGGTTGTCATTGGGGAAGGGGAAATGGACGAAGCGCCGATGCTGTATATTGGCGAAAAGCTTGGAACTGGCTACGGACCTCGCGTCGACGTGGCTGTTGATCCTCTTGAAGGCACCAATATTTTGGCATCCGGGGGCTGGAATGCACTCGCGGTGTTGGCCGTTGCGGACCATGGCAACCTGCTTCACGCTCCAGACATGTACATGGAAAAAATCGCAGTTGGACCAGAAGCAGTAGGTCTTGTGGATATTAATGCTTCTGTACTCGATAACTTAAAAGCGGTAGCAAAAGCGAAAAATAAAGATATCGAGGATGTTGTGGCAACAGTTTTGAATCGCCCGCGCCACGAGCATATTATTGCCCAGCTGCGCGAGGCAGGGGCAAGAATCAAGCTGATTAACGACGGCGATGTGGCTGCAGCCATTAATACTGCTTTTGATAATACTGGCGTGGATATTCTTTTTGGTACAGGCGGCGCGCCTGAAGGCGTTATTGCTGCTGTTGCCTTAAAATGTCTCGGCGGCGAACTGATGGGGAGATTGCTGCCGCAAAACGATGCAGAAATAGAGCGCTGTCAAAAAATGGGGCTGGATGTTAACCAAGTGCTTCGCATGGATGACCTCGTAAAGGGAGACGACGCTATTTTCACCGCAACAGGTGTAACCGACGGAGAATTGCTGCGCGGTGTCCAATTCAAAGGCTCCTACGCTTCCACACACTCAGTTGTCATGCGTGCCAAATCCGGCACCGTGCGCTTCATCGAAGGACGTCACAGCCTGAAAAAGAAACCAAACCTTGTCATTAAATAG
- a CDS encoding UDP-N-acetylglucosamine 1-carboxyvinyltransferase: protein MEKLKIAGGYPLKGTVRISGAKNSAVALIPATILAESPVTIEGLPHISDVEILKDLLEEIGGKVQITDDEMTVDPSTMISMPLPNGKVKRLRASYYLMGAMLGRFKKAVIGLPGGCHLGPRPIDQHIKGFEALGAQITNEQGAIYLRADELRGARIYLDVVSVGATINIMLAAVRAKGRTIIENAAKEPEIIDVATLLTNMGAKIKGAGTDVIRIDGVEKLNGCRHTIIPDRIEAGTYMILAAAIGDGILIDNVIPQHLESLTAKLREMGIHVDSGDDQIFVGGAEKLKAVDIKTLVYPGFPTDLQQPFTTLLTRAHGSSVVTDTIYGARFKHIDELRRMNANIKVEGRSAIINGPVQLQGAKVKASDLRAGAALFIAGLMAEGITEVTGLEHIDRGYSELVEKLNGLGATVWRESLTKEEVEQLKNT, encoded by the coding sequence ATGGAAAAACTCAAAATTGCTGGCGGATATCCGTTAAAAGGAACTGTGCGTATCAGCGGTGCAAAAAACAGCGCCGTCGCTCTTATTCCCGCAACGATTTTAGCAGAATCACCGGTAACGATTGAAGGACTGCCGCATATTTCTGATGTGGAAATCCTCAAAGATTTACTTGAGGAAATTGGCGGCAAAGTACAAATCACAGATGATGAAATGACCGTCGACCCGTCCACCATGATTTCCATGCCATTGCCAAATGGAAAAGTGAAAAGGCTTCGTGCCTCTTATTATTTAATGGGCGCTATGCTTGGCCGCTTTAAAAAGGCAGTGATTGGGCTTCCTGGAGGCTGTCATTTAGGTCCTAGACCCATTGACCAGCATATCAAAGGCTTCGAGGCACTTGGAGCACAAATTACAAATGAACAAGGTGCGATATATCTTCGTGCGGATGAACTTCGCGGTGCCCGAATTTATCTTGATGTTGTCAGTGTCGGCGCAACGATTAATATCATGCTTGCTGCCGTAAGAGCAAAGGGGCGCACTATCATTGAAAATGCGGCAAAAGAGCCGGAAATTATTGATGTGGCCACCCTCCTGACAAACATGGGCGCGAAAATTAAAGGGGCCGGAACGGATGTTATCCGGATTGACGGGGTTGAAAAGCTTAACGGCTGCCGCCACACGATTATACCGGACCGAATTGAAGCAGGTACTTATATGATTTTGGCCGCTGCCATCGGCGATGGAATATTAATCGATAATGTCATTCCTCAGCACTTGGAATCATTAACGGCAAAACTGAGGGAAATGGGCATACATGTAGACTCTGGCGACGATCAAATTTTTGTCGGCGGCGCAGAAAAATTAAAAGCGGTTGATATTAAAACACTTGTCTATCCCGGCTTTCCAACTGATCTACAACAGCCTTTTACAACGCTGTTAACAAGGGCACACGGTTCAAGTGTTGTAACCGATACCATTTATGGTGCCCGATTTAAGCATATTGATGAGCTGAGAAGAATGAATGCCAACATTAAGGTAGAAGGACGCTCGGCGATTATAAACGGTCCTGTTCAGCTGCAGGGGGCAAAAGTGAAGGCGAGTGATCTGAGAGCAGGTGCGGCATTGTTTATTGCCGGATTGATGGCAGAAGGAATCACTGAAGTAACGGGACTAGAACATATTGACCGTGGATATAGTGAACTTGTGGAAAAATTAAATGGCTTGGGCGCAACCGTTTGGCGGGAATCGTTAACAAAAGAAGAAGTGGAACAACTCAAAAATACGTAA
- the fsa gene encoding fructose-6-phosphate aldolase has protein sequence MKFFIDTANLEEIREAYDLGLLAGVTTNPSLVAKEKGVSFHERLKEITALVPGSVSAEVIALDAEGMIREGKELAAIAPNITVKIPMTPEGLKAVHALSKEGIKTNVTLIFNANQALLAARSGASYVSPFLGRLDDIGQNGLDLISTIAEIFAVHGIETEIIAASIRHPMHVTEAALRGAHIATIPYNVLMNLTKHPLTDKGIDAFLKDWKSRTEA, from the coding sequence ATGAAGTTTTTTATCGATACAGCAAACTTGGAAGAAATTCGGGAAGCATATGACCTTGGATTACTAGCAGGAGTTACGACCAATCCTTCACTTGTAGCGAAAGAAAAAGGCGTATCCTTCCATGAACGATTAAAAGAAATTACAGCTCTTGTTCCTGGCTCCGTCAGTGCGGAAGTTATCGCTCTTGATGCAGAAGGAATGATCCGTGAAGGAAAAGAACTTGCTGCCATCGCTCCAAATATTACAGTGAAAATTCCGATGACACCAGAAGGCTTAAAAGCTGTACATGCGTTGTCAAAAGAAGGAATCAAAACGAATGTTACGTTAATTTTTAATGCCAACCAGGCACTTCTTGCTGCAAGATCAGGTGCCAGTTATGTATCTCCATTCCTTGGCCGCCTTGATGATATCGGTCAGAATGGCCTTGATTTAATCTCCACCATTGCAGAAATCTTCGCGGTTCATGGAATTGAAACAGAAATCATCGCTGCCTCCATCCGCCACCCTATGCATGTAACCGAAGCAGCGTTAAGAGGCGCGCACATTGCTACAATCCCATATAATGTTTTAATGAATTTGACCAAGCATCCGTTAACAGATAAGGGAATCGATGCATTCCTTAAAGATTGGAAATCCCGAACAGAAGCCTAA
- a CDS encoding class II fructose-bisphosphate aldolase, with translation MPLVSMTEMLKKAKAEGYAVGQFNLNNLEFTQAILQAAEAEKSPVILGVSEGAARYMSGFKTVVKMVEGLMEDLKITVPVAIHLDHGSSFEKCKEAVDAGFTSVMIDASHHPFEENIATTAKVVEYAHSKGVSVEAELGTVGGQEDDVVGEGIIYADLNECVELVKRTGIDCLAPALGSVHGPYQGEPNLGFKEMEEIGSATNLPLVLHGGTGIPTKDIQKSISLGTAKINVNTENQIASAKAVREVLAADKEVYDPRKYLGPAREVIKETVIGKMREFGSSGKA, from the coding sequence ATGCCTTTAGTTTCAATGACAGAAATGTTGAAAAAAGCAAAAGCAGAAGGCTATGCAGTTGGTCAATTTAACTTGAATAACCTTGAGTTTACTCAAGCCATTCTTCAAGCTGCTGAAGCAGAAAAATCACCGGTTATCCTTGGTGTTTCCGAGGGAGCTGCCCGCTATATGTCAGGTTTTAAAACCGTTGTAAAAATGGTTGAAGGCTTGATGGAGGATTTAAAAATTACTGTTCCAGTAGCGATTCATCTTGACCATGGTTCAAGTTTTGAAAAATGTAAAGAAGCTGTAGATGCTGGTTTTACTTCTGTTATGATCGACGCTTCTCACCATCCATTTGAAGAAAACATCGCTACAACTGCGAAAGTAGTGGAATACGCTCATTCAAAAGGTGTTTCTGTTGAAGCTGAATTAGGTACAGTTGGCGGACAGGAAGACGATGTAGTTGGAGAAGGTATCATTTACGCTGACCTAAATGAGTGTGTTGAGCTTGTAAAACGCACAGGTATTGACTGCCTTGCACCTGCTCTTGGTTCCGTTCATGGACCATACCAAGGTGAACCAAACCTTGGGTTTAAAGAAATGGAAGAAATCGGAAGTGCTACAAACCTTCCACTTGTTCTTCATGGTGGTACAGGTATTCCGACAAAAGATATCCAAAAATCAATTTCTCTTGGTACTGCAAAAATTAACGTAAATACAGAAAATCAAATTGCATCTGCAAAAGCTGTTCGTGAAGTGTTAGCAGCGGATAAAGAAGTATACGATCCACGCAAATACTTAGGACCTGCACGCGAAGTTATTAAAGAAACTGTTATCGGCAAAATGCGCGAATTCGGTTCTTCAGGCAAAGCGTAA
- a CDS encoding response regulator, which yields MKEKILIVDDQFGIRILLNEVFQKEGYQTFQAANGVQALDIVEKHSPDLVLLDMKIPGMDGIEILKRMKRIDPDIRVIIMTAYGELDMIQEAKDLGAITHFAKPFDIDDIRAAVKKHIPQRAK from the coding sequence ATGAAAGAGAAAATTTTAATCGTTGACGATCAATTTGGTATTCGTATTTTACTTAATGAGGTTTTCCAAAAAGAAGGATACCAAACATTTCAAGCTGCCAATGGCGTTCAAGCTCTTGATATTGTAGAAAAACATTCACCTGATCTTGTGTTGTTGGACATGAAAATTCCTGGGATGGATGGAATTGAAATTTTAAAACGAATGAAACGAATTGATCCGGATATTCGTGTCATCATAATGACTGCTTATGGGGAGTTGGACATGATTCAAGAAGCTAAGGATCTTGGTGCCATTACTCATTTTGCCAAACCGTTTGATATCGATGATATTCGTGCAGCCGTCAAAAAACACATACCGCAGCGGGCTAAATAG
- a CDS encoding DUF2529 domain-containing protein: MLKMFTTQLMGLFKKISESEEFSFEDGARLLAQAPSGDGTIYIWGAREMKAVEFEAVEGAEPLKSAKELTAEKETLLTNTDRVLIFSRNAHDEAAVALAERLQEKFIPFVAVSTVLDSAAGGESELADVSAGSLPALADVHIDLQLTKGLLPDDEGNRYGYPSAMAGLFVYYGLKFTIEEILADYEDEE; encoded by the coding sequence ATGCTGAAAATGTTTACAACCCAATTAATGGGACTTTTTAAAAAAATATCAGAATCGGAAGAGTTTTCTTTTGAAGACGGGGCAAGACTCCTGGCCCAAGCTCCTTCTGGCGATGGCACGATCTATATTTGGGGCGCAAGAGAAATGAAGGCTGTTGAGTTCGAAGCAGTGGAAGGCGCAGAACCGCTGAAATCTGCAAAAGAGCTGACTGCTGAAAAAGAAACCTTGCTAACGAACACGGACCGAGTCCTAATTTTTTCGCGGAATGCCCACGATGAAGCTGCGGTCGCGCTTGCTGAACGGCTCCAGGAAAAATTCATCCCGTTCGTAGCTGTGTCTACTGTTTTAGATTCCGCAGCTGGCGGCGAATCCGAACTGGCCGATGTCTCAGCAGGCAGCTTGCCGGCCCTTGCAGATGTTCATATTGATTTGCAGTTAACGAAAGGCCTGCTTCCTGATGACGAAGGCAACCGCTATGGCTACCCTTCCGCCATGGCCGGATTATTTGTCTATTATGGATTGAAATTTACGATAGAGGAAATTTTGGCGGATTATGAGGATGAGGAGTAA
- a CDS encoding CTP synthase → MTKYIFVTGGVVSSLGKGITAASLGRLLKNRGLNVTIQKFDPYINVDPGTMSPYQHGEVFVTDDGAETDLDLGHYERFIDINLNKYSNVTTGKVYSAVLRKERRGDYLGATVQVIPHITNEIKERLFRSGKETNADVVITEIGGTVGDIESLPFLEAIRQIKSDIGSDNVMYIHCTLIPYIKAAGEMKTKPTQHSVKELRSLGIQPNIIVVRTEMPVSQDMKDKIALFCDIDSKAVIECRDADTLYSIPLAIQDQNMDQIVCDHLKLATPEADMTEWKALVDRVLHLSNKTRIGLVGKYVELQDAYISVVEALKHAGYAFDTDVEIKWINSEHVTAENVAELLGDVDGVLVPGGFGDRGIDGKIEATRYAREQKKPFLGICLGMQLATIEFARNVLGYTDAHSAEFVPDTNYPIIDLLPEQKDVEDLGGTLRLGLYPCRLVSGTKAFGAYEENVVYERHRHRYEFNNQYRQEMEEAGFVFSGTSPDGRLVEIVEIKDHPWFVASQFHPEFVSRPTRPQALFRDFVKATLQK, encoded by the coding sequence ATGACAAAGTATATTTTTGTAACCGGTGGTGTAGTGTCATCACTCGGAAAGGGAATTACAGCAGCATCATTAGGGAGATTATTGAAAAATCGAGGATTAAATGTAACGATTCAAAAATTTGACCCTTATATTAACGTCGACCCTGGAACGATGAGCCCTTATCAGCACGGTGAAGTATTTGTTACCGATGACGGTGCCGAAACGGATTTGGATTTAGGGCACTATGAGCGTTTTATTGACATTAACTTAAATAAGTACAGCAACGTGACGACTGGGAAGGTTTATTCGGCTGTCCTCCGCAAAGAGCGCCGCGGGGACTACCTTGGTGCGACAGTACAGGTTATTCCGCATATCACAAATGAGATTAAAGAACGCCTTTTCCGTTCAGGCAAAGAAACGAACGCGGATGTAGTGATTACAGAAATCGGAGGAACTGTTGGCGATATCGAATCCTTGCCATTTTTAGAGGCAATTCGTCAGATTAAAAGCGATATCGGCAGTGATAATGTCATGTACATCCACTGTACACTGATTCCGTACATTAAAGCAGCAGGCGAAATGAAAACAAAACCGACACAGCATAGCGTTAAAGAACTGCGCAGCTTAGGTATTCAGCCAAATATCATTGTCGTTCGGACAGAAATGCCAGTATCTCAGGATATGAAAGATAAAATTGCCTTATTCTGCGATATTGATTCCAAGGCTGTGATCGAATGCCGTGACGCTGACACACTTTATTCCATCCCGCTTGCGATTCAAGATCAAAACATGGATCAAATTGTTTGTGATCATTTGAAATTGGCAACACCGGAAGCAGATATGACCGAATGGAAAGCGCTGGTTGACCGTGTGCTTCATCTTTCAAATAAAACACGAATCGGCCTTGTCGGTAAATATGTTGAGCTTCAAGATGCCTATATTTCGGTTGTAGAAGCTCTTAAGCATGCAGGGTATGCGTTTGACACGGACGTTGAAATAAAATGGATTAATTCTGAGCATGTGACAGCAGAAAACGTCGCAGAATTGCTAGGTGATGTGGACGGAGTGTTAGTGCCGGGCGGCTTCGGCGACCGTGGTATCGATGGCAAAATTGAAGCAACTCGCTATGCGCGCGAGCAAAAGAAACCATTCCTTGGAATCTGCCTTGGCATGCAGCTGGCAACGATCGAATTTGCCCGAAACGTCTTAGGCTACACAGATGCCCATTCTGCTGAATTTGTTCCTGACACCAATTATCCAATTATCGACTTGCTTCCAGAGCAAAAGGATGTTGAAGACTTAGGCGGAACACTAAGACTTGGTCTTTATCCATGCCGTCTCGTTTCTGGTACGAAAGCATTTGGAGCATATGAAGAAAACGTGGTGTACGAGCGCCATCGCCACCGTTACGAATTTAACAATCAATACCGTCAGGAAATGGAAGAAGCAGGCTTTGTATTCTCAGGTACAAGCCCTGACGGCCGTCTAGTGGAAATCGTCGAAATTAAAGATCATCCATGGTTCGTTGCATCACAATTCCATCCAGAATTTGTATCAAGACCAACAAGACCACAGGCATTATTCCGCGATTTCGTTAAAGCAACATTACAAAAATAA
- the rpoE gene encoding DNA-directed RNA polymerase subunit delta, giving the protein MSLAQYSKEELRELSLIEMAYEYLKNNKQPIAFMDLVNEIAAAAGLTEEEIRTRLAQFYTDVNIDGRFLSLGDNRWGLRVWYPVDTSEEEIVTTTKPKKKKAKKVVDEDELDDYDEVEDEDYDEIEDFEDEDDLLEEDEDFDEIDEVDEFEDDDVIEDDEDFDLGEDEDLEDDLEEEEELDEELEDEEEEDL; this is encoded by the coding sequence TTGAGTTTAGCACAATACTCAAAAGAGGAATTACGCGAGTTATCCCTCATTGAAATGGCTTATGAATACTTAAAAAATAACAAGCAGCCGATCGCTTTTATGGATCTTGTGAATGAAATTGCTGCTGCTGCAGGACTTACTGAAGAGGAAATCAGAACAAGGCTGGCCCAGTTCTATACAGATGTCAATATTGATGGCCGATTCCTTTCCTTAGGGGACAATCGCTGGGGCCTTCGCGTGTGGTATCCAGTCGATACATCTGAGGAAGAAATAGTGACCACAACAAAACCGAAGAAGAAAAAGGCTAAGAAAGTTGTGGATGAAGACGAGCTTGATGATTACGATGAAGTTGAAGATGAAGATTACGATGAAATCGAAGACTTTGAGGATGAAGATGATCTTCTTGAAGAGGACGAAGATTTCGATGAGATCGATGAGGTTGACGAATTTGAAGACGACGATGTAATCGAAGACGACGAAGACTTTGATCTCGGGGAAGATGAAGATCTAGAAGATGACCTCGAGGAAGAAGAGGAACTGGATGAGGAACTAGAAGACGAGGAAGAAGAAGATTTGTAA